The nucleotide window CGCCCCAATGACCGCCCCGATCACCGTGCCAATACCGCCAGACGCCGACGCGCCACCAATGAAAACGGCCGCGATGACATCCAATTCAATACCCGACCCCGCTTTAGGTGACGCCACATTCAACCGCGCCGCAATAATCAGGCCGCCCAAAGCCGCCAGTATCCCCATGTTGACAAAAGTAAGGAATTTAAGACGGTTGGTATTCACACCAGAGAGCTGCGCTGCTTTTTCATTCCCGCCCAGGGCATAAATGCGCCGGCCAATCACAGTTTGTTTAGTGATAAACGAATAAACAACAATCAGAGTGAAGAGAATCACCAACACATTTGGCAGACCCTTGTAAGAAGCCATCAAATAGCTGAGGTAGAGAATGACTGCCACAAGAATGGCATTCTTCACTACAAAAATGCTGATAGGAGACACGTCAAAACCGTATTTCACTTTGTTTTTGCGTGAGCGATAATCCAAATAGACCACCAGGGCAGAGATAATAACGCCAATCACAATCGACGTGATATGTAATGAATCACCGGCAAAAACATCCGGCAGAAAGCCCGAACTTAATTTTTGAAAACTGGTGGGGAAAGGACCAATCGAGCGCCCCTGGAGAATGACCAGCGTCAGCCCTCTGAAAATAAGCATACCGGCCAAAGTAGCGATAAAAGCAGGTACCTTTTGATACGCCACCCAATACCCTTGAGCCGCGCCAATGACTGCGCCAATCAGCAGACTGATCATGATGACCAGAATGAAGTTCATCTTGTACTCAACCATCATCACGGCCGCCACAGCGCCCGTAAAAGCCGCTACAGACCCCACAGACAGGTCAATCCCACCTGCAACGATGACCAACAGCATCCCAATGGCCATAATCACAATATAGCTGTTCTGCAAAATCAAATTAGTCAGGTTCACCGGTTTCATCAGTGTGCCATCTGTCATGATTTGGAAAAACAGCATAATGGCAATCAGCGCAATCAACATGCTGTATTGGCGAGTATTATTCCTGAAAAGTGTCATCGCGGTTTTCATAATTGTTCAACCTCTTGTTGCATGATGCACCCCATAATTTTTTCTTGAGAGGCGTTTTCTGCAGGCATTTCACCAACAATTCTGCCTTCATTCATGACATAAATACGGTCACACACGCCCAAAATCTCCGGCAGCTCCGAAGAAATGAGGATGATCCCTTTACCCTCAGCTACCAGTTGATTGATGATGGTGTAAATTTCAAATTTGGCTCCCACATCAATCCCGCGTGTTGGCTCATCCAAAATCAAAACATCAGGATTGGCAAACAGCCATTTACTTAACACCACTTTTTGCTGGTTGCCGCCAGAAAGATTAACGGTTTTTTGCAAGATGCTGGAGCATTTAATGTTGAGCTTGTCCCGGTATTCGTTGGTAACAACCATTTCTTTGGGTTCATTAATGACGGCGCTCTTGGAAATGGCTCTGAGATTTGTCAGCGTGATGTTGTTTTTAATGTCCTGAATCAGAATCAGGCCATACTGTTTGCGATCTTCTGTCACGTAAGCAATCCCGGAATCAATTGCCTTATCAATTGAACTTACGTCGAGTTCTGTGCCGTGTTTATAGACTTGCCCGCTGATGTGTCTGCCATAGGCCCGGCCAAATACACTCATGGCTAATTCAGTTCTGCCAGACCCCATTAAACCGGCAAGGCCCACCACTTCGCCCTTGCGTACATACAGGTTCACATTGTCAATCGACTTGCGATCCGGATGGATGGGGTGATAGACATTCCAGTTCTTGATTTCAAAAATCGTGTCACCGATATTGGGTTCCCGCTCCGGGAAACGATGGGTTAAATCACGCCCCACCATACCTCTGATAATTCGGTCTTCAGTGACAGTATCTTGATGGCAGTCCAGGGTCTCGATGGTGGCCCCATCTCGCAAAATAGTGATAGAGTCGGCCACTTTGGAAACTTCATTCAGTTTATGGGAAATTAAAATGGACGAAATGCCGCGCGCCTTGAATTGCAGCAGCAGTTGCAATAAAGCCTCGCTGTCATCTTCGTTTAAGCTGGCGGTTGGCTCGTCTAAAATAAGCAGCCGCACTTCCTTTGCCAGAGCCTTGGCAATTTCCACCAACTGCTGTTTACCCACTCCCAAATCGGTGATTAAAGTATGGGGAGATTCATCTTCCAACCCAACCAGGTTGAGTAGTTCTTGCGTTTTGGAAACGGTCTCATTCCAATTGATGACGCCTCTTTTTTTCTGTTCATTGCCTAAAAAGATGTTTTCGGCAATCGAAAGAAAAGGGATCAATGCCAGTTCTTGATGAATAATGACGATGCCAATTTTTTCGCTGTGAGTGATGTCTTTAAATTGGCACAATTCGCCCTGGTAATAAATTTCACCCGTGTAAGTGCCTAAAGGGTGAACACCGCTCAAGACCTTCATCAGTGTCGATTTTCCGGCCCCATTTTCCCCGACGAGAGCATGAATTTCACCCTGCTGCACACTGAAATTGACATCATCCAGCGCTTTGACACCAGGAAATGTCTTTGTGATGTTGCGCATTTCCAAAATTACATCTGACATACCCTGATTCTCCTTTTTTGCCGCTTCTTTCACGATTTGTCGTGTTGCCTGAGCCTGTCTACGGTTAACTATACAACCAGTCGAGGGCTGAACTTATCGAAGCACGGCTCCGCCTGCGACAGGCTCAGGCTGCACCTGCATAGATACAAGAAAAAGAAGTGTGGGAATTTGATCATTCCCACACTTCTCAGAATCAGTTTCTATTAGTTGAAATCATCAGCGGAGTAATAACCGCTGTCGATCAGGACGGATTCCCAATTGGTAATGTCCACGTCAATCGGTACCAGAAGGAAGGAGGGCACCACTTTGATGCCATTATCGTAGGTGGTGGTGTCGTTGATTGGTACTTCCCGACCCCTTAACATGGCGTCCACCATATCAACAGCCACGCGCGCCAATTCACGGGTGTCTTTGAAGACGGTTTCTGTTTGTTCGCCGGCAATGATGGATTTGACGGAAGGTGTTTCGGCGTCCTGTCCGGTGATGATGGGCATGGGCAGTTCGGGGGTACCGTAACCCACACCTTTCAAGGAGGAGAGAATGCCGATGCTGAGGCCGTCATAGGGGGACAAAACGGCGTCTACGGTCTCGTCGGTGTAGTAGGCGCTCAACAGGTTGTCCATACGAGCCTGAGCGGTTGCGCCGTCCCAACGCAGGGTAGAAACCTTGTCCATGCCTTGCTGACCACTCTGGATGACCAATTGGCCGTTGTCCAGATAGGGCTGCAAAATAGACATGGCCCCATCGTAGAAGAAGTAGGCATTGTTGTCATCGGGTGAGCCGCCAAACAGTTCGATGTTGAAGGGGCCGCTGCCGTCTTTCAGACCGAGGGCTTTTTCAATGTAGCTGGCCTGGATGACGCCGACCTGGAAGTTATCGAAGGTGGCGTAGTAATCCACGTTTTCGCTGCCCCGGATCAAGCGGTCGTAGGCGATGACTTTGATGCCCTGGTCGGCTGCCTGCTGCAAAACGTCGGACAGTGTTTCACCATCGATGGCGGCGATGACCAGCACGTTGACGCCCTTGGTGATCATGTTTTCGATTTGGGCGAGTTGGTTGGGGATGTCGTCTTCCGCATATTGCAGGTCGGTCTGGTATCCCTTTTCTTCAAAGAACTTCACCATGTTGTTGCCGTCATCAATCCAGCGTTGGGATGATTTGGTGGGCATGGAGATGCCGATCAGGGCGTCGACCGGGGCTTCTTCAGTGCGTTCTTCTAAACCAAATTCACTGGCGGAGTAATAACCGCTGTCAATCAAGACAGATTCCCAATTGGTAATGTCCACATCAATCGGTACCAGGAGATAGGAGGGCACCACTTTGAGGCCATTATCGTAGGTGGTAGTGTCGTTAATTGGGACTTCGACGCCTTTCAACATGGCGTCCACCATGTCAACAGCCACGCGGGCCAGTTCACGGGTGTCTTTGAAGACGGTTTCTGTCTGTTCACCGGCGATGATGGATTTGACGGAGGGCGTTTCGGCGTCCTGTC belongs to Candidatus Leptovillus gracilis and includes:
- a CDS encoding sugar ABC transporter permease, whose product is MKTAMTLFRNNTRQYSMLIALIAIMLFFQIMTDGTLMKPVNLTNLILQNSYIVIMAIGMLLVIVAGGIDLSVGSVAAFTGAVAAVMMVEYKMNFILVIMISLLIGAVIGAAQGYWVAYQKVPAFIATLAGMLIFRGLTLVILQGRSIGPFPTSFQKLSSGFLPDVFAGDSLHITSIVIGVIISALVVYLDYRSRKNKVKYGFDVSPISIFVVKNAILVAVILYLSYLMASYKGLPNVLVILFTLIVVYSFITKQTVIGRRIYALGGNEKAAQLSGVNTNRLKFLTFVNMGILAALGGLIIAARLNVASPKAGSGIELDVIAAVFIGGASASGGIGTVIGAVIGALVMGVMNNGMSIVGIGIDWQQAIKGLVLAFAVWFDVRNKNKA
- a CDS encoding sugar-binding protein, whose amino-acid sequence is MPTKSSQRWIDDGNNMVKFFEEKGYQTDLQYAEDDIPNQLAQIENMITKGVNVLVIAAIDGETLSDVLQQAADQGIKVIAYDRLIRGSENVDYYATFDNFQVGVIQASYIEKALGLKDGSGPFNIELFGGSPDDNNAYFFYDGAMSILQPYLDNGQLVIQSGQQGMDKVSTLRWDGATAQARMDNLLSAYYTDETVDAVLSPYDGLSIGILSSLKGVGYGTPELPMPIITGQDAETPSVKSIIAGEQTETVFKDTRELARVAVDMVDAMLRGREVPINDTTTYDNGIKVVPSFLLVPIDVDITNWESVLIDSGYYSADDFN
- a CDS encoding ATP-binding cassette domain-containing protein, yielding MSDVILEMRNITKTFPGVKALDDVNFSVQQGEIHALVGENGAGKSTLMKVLSGVHPLGTYTGEIYYQGELCQFKDITHSEKIGIVIIHQELALIPFLSIAENIFLGNEQKKRGVINWNETVSKTQELLNLVGLEDESPHTLITDLGVGKQQLVEIAKALAKEVRLLILDEPTASLNEDDSEALLQLLLQFKARGISSILISHKLNEVSKVADSITILRDGATIETLDCHQDTVTEDRIIRGMVGRDLTHRFPEREPNIGDTIFEIKNWNVYHPIHPDRKSIDNVNLYVRKGEVVGLAGLMGSGRTELAMSVFGRAYGRHISGQVYKHGTELDVSSIDKAIDSGIAYVTEDRKQYGLILIQDIKNNITLTNLRAISKSAVINEPKEMVVTNEYRDKLNIKCSSILQKTVNLSGGNQQKVVLSKWLFANPDVLILDEPTRGIDVGAKFEIYTIINQLVAEGKGIILISSELPEILGVCDRIYVMNEGRIVGEMPAENASQEKIMGCIMQQEVEQL